The sequence CGGTCAGCCTTGTACTGGACCGGCACCCCGAGCTGGTCCGGCGGGTGGTGTGGGTCGACTCCGGACCGGTGGCACCAGGAAGTGTCTTCGCCCCGGACCTGCCGGAGGAGTGGGAAGAGCTGCCGCTGCCGCCCTTCGAGGTTCTCGGGGAGCAGGCCGGCCTCGATGGGCTGAGCCCCGAGGTGCTGGAGCGCTTCCGCGCCAGGGCCGTCCCCGAACCCGGCCCCGTGCTGCGCCAGCCCGTGGAGCTCACGAATCCCGCACGCCTCAGCGTCCCGACCACGCTGGTGTGCTGCTCGATCCCGAGCGCGCAGCTGATGGATCTGGCACGCGCCGGCCATCCCATGTTCGCCGAGGTAGCCAACCTGGAGCACCTTGAGGTCATCGACCTGCCCACCGGGCACTGGCCGATGTGGAGCCGGCCCGCGGATCTCGCGAAGGTGATCGCTTCAGCGGCTTCCTGAGCCGGCCGCGCTCCGGACGGCGAGGGGAGTTCGAAGAGAGGCCTAGGGCCTGTCCGGCGGATCTTCGCGGGCCCGACAGGCCCTAGGGTGCGAGGCTGCGTACGACATCGAACTCATTGCCCTCGGGGTCGGCCATCACCACCCAGGTCCGACCGGACCCCTGGCCCACGTCCACCCGGGTGGCGCCGAGGGCCAGCAGCCTGGCGACCTCGTCGGCGGTACTGGCGTCGACAGGGCTCACATCGAGATGGAGCCGGTTCTTGCCGGTCTTGGCCTCGGGCACCCGGACGAAGAACATGGTCGGCGGCATCTGCCCGGCCCGCACGGCCTCGGCGGTCGGCTCCCACGAGCCGATCTCGACCGAGTCCTCGCTTCGGTCGAGCACGGTGAAGTC is a genomic window of Streptomyces sp. NBC_00708 containing:
- a CDS encoding alpha/beta hydrolase, whose protein sequence is MTTTTSSPTIILIAGHWLGAWAWDEVLEHLAADDARAVAMTLPGLDPHDPDRSSKTLDDQAAAVGQVMAEAGVREGQPAVLVAHSGANAPVSLVLDRHPELVRRVVWVDSGPVAPGSVFAPDLPEEWEELPLPPFEVLGEQAGLDGLSPEVLERFRARAVPEPGPVLRQPVELTNPARLSVPTTLVCCSIPSAQLMDLARAGHPMFAEVANLEHLEVIDLPTGHWPMWSRPADLAKVIASAAS
- a CDS encoding VOC family protein, encoding MTSRFTELVVDCLDPQRLADFWCEVLDFTVLDRSEDSVEIGSWEPTAEAVRAGQMPPTMFFVRVPEAKTGKNRLHLDVSPVDASTADEVARLLALGATRVDVGQGSGRTWVVMADPEGNEFDVVRSLAP